In Alphaproteobacteria bacterium, the sequence CGAAGACCTGATGGCTGACGCGCCGGACGTGATCGCTCGTCAGCATCCGGTGGACGAAGCGCACGCCGTCGCGCATACGCTGCCGATCGCGCCCGTCGCCGAGCAGATTGAACGCGACGAACGGTTCGTCTTGCGCATCGGCGCTGCGCAGTTTCACGTAGCCTCGCGAGAAGGCCTTGTCGGGCCCGACGCGTACGACCGCGAACTGATCGCCGATGGCGCTGGGATCGAAGCGGTTCGCAACCGAGAGCTTCATGTCTTGTGCCGGGCAGTCGGCAAGATGCGAACTGAAGCGCGCATAGATCAAAAACGGATTTCGATGCCGCGGATTCATCCGGCCTTCGGGCTTCAAGTGAATGCCGATCCCGACAAGCGGATGATCCTGCAGATTGCCGCCGACACCCGGCAGATCGGCCACGGGCGCGATGCCAAGCGCTTTGAGTTCCTCGGCCGAGCCAACGCCGGAGCGCAGCAGCAGGGCGGGGGAATGGATGGCGCCGGCGGAAACGATGATCTCCCGCGCTTCGATCCGGCGCGGCGCGCCAGCGATTTGCGCGTGAACGGCGACGGCGCGGTGCCCGTCGAATTCGATGCGTGCCACGGCCGCATCGGCGACGACGGTCAAATTGGGCCGCAAGCGCGCGGCGTTGTCGAGATACGCGACCGCCGTCGTCACGCGCCGCCCATAGATGTTGTTGCGCGGGAACGGAAAGCAACCGTCGCCGGGCTCCGCATTGGCGTCGTCGTGATAGGCGACGCCGGCATCGGCTAGCGCGTCGCGGAATGCCAAGGCGAAGCCGCCCCAATCCTTTGGAAAGGTTCTGCGGATCGGAAACGGCCCTTCGCTGCCATGCAGCGGGCCGGTGAAATCCATGTCGCGTTCGAGCTTGCGGAAATAGGGAAGGCATTCGCGCCAGTTCCAACCATCGGCCCCCATCTGCGCCCATTCGTCGTAATCCGCAGGAATGCCACGCAACGCGATCTGACCGTTGACGCTCGATCCGCCGCCCATGACGCGCGCTTGCTCGTAACGCATCGGCTGCATCTCGGCGGCGATCTCGGCCATGGAGCGATTGCCGATCGGGCCTCGGAATACGGTGAGATCGGTCCAATACCGGCTC encodes:
- a CDS encoding GMC family oxidoreductase N-terminal domain-containing protein; this encodes MNNSDRYDFLVVGGGSAGCVVANRLSANGRYRVCLLEAGPDTPPESVPETISSAQYLPDYFDPSRYWTDLTVFRGPIGNRSMAEIAAEMQPMRYEQARVMGGGSSVNGQIALRGIPADYDEWAQMGADGWNWRECLPYFRKLERDMDFTGPLHGSEGPFPIRRTFPKDWGGFALAFRDALADAGVAYHDDANAEPGDGCFPFPRNNIYGRRVTTAVAYLDNAARLRPNLTVVADAAVARIEFDGHRAVAVHAQIAGAPRRIEAREIIVSAGAIHSPALLLRSGVGSAEELKALGIAPVADLPGVGGNLQDHPLVGIGIHLKPEGRMNPRHRNPFLIYARFSSHLADCPAQDMKLSVANRFDPSAIGDQFAVVRVGPDKAFSRGYVKLRSADAQDEPFVAFNLLGDGRDRQRMRDGVRFVHRMLTSDHVRRVSHQVFAGAYTDFLRTLRSAGPIGDAILTLGAGALDASAIARRSLMRLAFPQGDDIHAMATDDAMLDDWIARTVLGNWHACGTCRMGAADDRLAVVDPAGRVRGIANLRVADASIMPTVPRANTNVSTIMIGEKIADQILSDGI